From the Helicoverpa armigera isolate CAAS_96S chromosome 16, ASM3070526v1, whole genome shotgun sequence genome, one window contains:
- the LOC110380990 gene encoding xanthine dehydrogenase — protein sequence MRAIGKRIPCYTDFQAGVSNTGVVQYIDYRIFQNVGYLLNGTIINYVGVDAFNNVYNRSRWSYKNYNTITDVAKNTWTRGPGTLEAVAMAEILMETISYEMGLDPIEVRLANLDDKYKSNMKEMVNDIIIKSDYINRREIVNKFNVQNRWKKRGLRMSFLRWTPIAGLNLTVTLSVFRGDGSVAITHGGIDMGQGINTKAVQVAAYMLKIPIDKIIVKGNNTVIAPNCSPSAGSIVNQNIVVGVRRACQELLDRLKPIREKMENPSWVELITKAYNDNVNLQTHGFTRTDEAYPFDIYGVTLAEVELDVLTGQFELLRVDLCEDVGQSVSPEIDIGQVEGAFMMGVGYWTCERLVYTPNGELLTDRTWNYHVPLARDVPQDWRVYFRKNSYSDDAVFGSKCVGEPPICMAVVVAFALREAITAARLESGIPTTKWFQEDGPYTVERNCLLSSTNSDGFKFK from the exons ATGAGGGCAATAGGGAAGAGAATACCTTGCTATACTGACTTTCAG GCTGGTGTAAGTAACACTGGAGTTGTACAGTACATAGACTACAGAATATTCCAGAATGTCGGATACTTGTTAAACGgaactataataaattatgtaggcGTCGACGCATTTAATAATGTGTACAACAGATCACGTTGGTCGTATAAGAATTACAATACTATTACTGATGTGGCAAAAAATACTTGGACGAGAGGACCGG GTACATTAGAAGCTGTGGCAATGGCGGAAATTCTGATGGAAACCATCTCATACGAAATGGGTCTCGATCCCATAGAAGTGAGACTAGCAAACCTAgatgataaatataaaagtaacatGAAAGAAATGGTCAAcgacataattataaaatctgATTACATTAACAGACGAGAAATAGTTAATAAGTTTAACGTGCAAAACAGATGGAAGAAGCGAGGTTTGAGAATGTCTTTCCTAAGATGGACCCCGATAGCTGGTCTCAATTTGACTGTCACTTTATCAGTATTCCGCGGCGATGGTTCCGTAGCTATAACACATGGAGGCATAGACATGGGGCAAGGAATCAATACTAAAGCTGTTCAAGTAGCAGCTTATATGCTAAAGATTCCTATTGATAAGATCATTGTGAAAGGGAATAATACGGTTATAGCTCCAAACTGTTCACCATCAGCTGGCAGTATTGTGAATCAGAATATTGTTGTAGGAGTACGAAGAGCTtgtcaggaactactggatAGGTTAAAACCTATAAGGGAAAAGATGGAGAATCCTTCCTGGGTGGAGTTGATAACCAAAGCATATAATGACAATGTGAACTTGCAAACCCATGGGTTCACGAGAACGGATGAAGCATACCCTTTTGATATTTATGGAGTAACGTTAGCTGAAGTGGAGTTAGATGTCCTGACCGGACAGTTTGAGTTGCTGAGAGTGGATCTATGTGAGGATGTGGGACAGAGTGTTAGTCCTGAAATTGATATTGGTCAA GTGGAAGGTGCCTTCATGATGGGTGTGGGTTACTGGACATGTGAGCGACTGGTCTATACTCCTAATGGAGAACTGCTGACCGACCGGACTTGGAACTACCACGTGCCGCTTGCAAGAGACGTTCCTCAGGATTGGAGAGTTTATTTCAGGAAGAATTCCTATTCTGATGATGCTGTTTTTGGTTCCAAAT GTGTTGGTGAGCCTCCAATATGCATGGCAGTGGTTGTAGCGTTCGCTTTGAGAGAAGCTATTACTGCAGCTAGACTGGAGTCTGGAATACCCACCACAAAGTGGTTCCAAGAAG acgGGCCATATACAGTCGAAAGAAACTGTCTTCTGTCTTCAACGAATAGTGAtggttttaagtttaaataa